TTGTCGTAGCCGTAGTAGTAGTCCGGGTCGGCCCACTGGTAGAAGTCGTGGCTTTCGTTGTGGTCCACCAGCGACAGGTCGTAGTCGTGGTTGGTGTACACGTCCTGCAGCCAGGTGGAGAATTCCACCACGTTCACCGTCAGTTCGATGCCGACCTCTTTGAGCTGCGAGCGCAGCTGGTCGCCCAGTTCGGTGCCGTAGGTGTTCGCGTAGGTGAGGGTGAGCTCCAGCGGATGATCGGTGGAGTATCCGGCTTCGGCGAGCAGCTCCTTGGCTTTGTCCACATCATGCGGGTACAGGTCGGTCAGGTCCTCGTAACCGGGGTCGAGGCTGGGGATCGGCCCGCCGAGCGCCGTGTCGGCGCCGCCGCGCGAGGCGATGAGCTCGTCGTGGTCGATGGCGTAGCGGATGGCCTGACGCACGCGCTGGTCGGAGGTCTTCTCGCCTTTCGAATTGAAGGCGAGCACGTACTTGTCGGTGCCGTCGCCGGCCTGCACGGTGTAGTGCTCGGAATCGGAGGCGAAGGGCTCGGCCAGGTTCTCGGTGATCGGCGCGAGCACCTGCACGTCGCCGGATTTGAGCGCGTTCACGGCCGCGTTGTCGTCGTTGTAGTATTTGACGACCACGGTCGGGGTTTTGGCCGTGTGCTCGCCCCAATAGTTCTCGTTGGCCGTCAGCGTGACGGAATCGTTGGCCACGAATTTCGACACCGTGTACGGGCCGGAGCCGACCGCTTCGGTTTTGGCGTCATAGTCGGCATCCTTGTCGAACACAAGGCCGGGGCGCCCGGTGAGGGTCCACAGCAGGTTCGAATTCGGTGCCTCCAGCGTGATGACCACGGTGTTCTCGCCGTCGGCGGTCACGGAGGTCACGCCGTCGAGCGCGTCGGCGTCATGGTACTGCTGGTCGATGAGCTCGTTGATCGACCAGGCCACATCCTCGGCTGTGAGCGCGTCGCCGTTGGAGAAGCTCATGTTCTCGTTCAGGGCGAAGGTGTAGGTCAGGCCGTCGTCGGAGACTTTCCAGCTTTTCGCGATGGCGGGCACGACCTGGTTGTCCGAGTCGCGGCCCACCAGCCCTTCGTACACGTTGCCGATGAGCAGCTGGTCGAGCGCGGAGCCGGACTGGTTGCGGATGTCGAGATTGGTGGGGGCGAGTTTCAGCCCGATGGTCACGGTGTCCGCGGTCTGCCCGGAGCCGGACGCCCCATCGTCGGATTTCCTGCCGAATACGGTTGCGCCGATGACGATCGCCACGACGGCGATGGCGGCGACCAGCGCCCACACCCACGCTTTGGGCCCGTGGTGCTGGTTCGGTGATTTCGCGCGCCCTTCCAGGGTCGCGTCGGTGCTGGCCCCGGCGGCCGGGGTTGTCTTCTGCTCTTCGGTTGCGTCGGCGTCGCCGTACGCACCATGATCGTGAGACATGGATCTCCCTTATGCAATTATGTGCGTTTCGTATCATGGTTGGCCGCCCGGATCGGGTCGTCCACCAAGGGATGAGTATAACGCTCACCATAGGCAGCGCACGGACGGCATGCCCGTTCCCGCCCGTGCGACCCTTTCGTGGGTCTCAAACGAACACGTTTTCGATGAAATCGCCGTGATTTCGCCAAATCGGGCGATGTGCGATTGTTCGCAACATGTTCGGGAAAGTCGCACGGCCGCAGATCTCACGGCGTTCCGTGCGAACCCTCCCGTATAATCGCATCCAACAAGGGAGGCAAATCATGCTCGTCGCAGTCGATATCGGCAACACCAACATCGTGCTCGGATTCCTGGATCGCGATGAGATCGTCGGCACCTACCGCATCACCACCAAAGCCGACCACACGTCGGACGAGTACGGTCTGATGCTTACGGAATTCCTCGCGATGAGCGGCTACGCTCCACACGATGTGGACGATGTGATCATCTGCTCGGTGGTACCCAAGGTGATGTACTCCTTCCGCGCGAGCATCGTCAAATTCCTCGAAATCGAACCGATGATCGTCGGCCCCGGCGTCAAAACCGGCATCAACGTGCGCGTCGACGATCCCAAGTCGCTGGGCGCGGACATTCTGGCGGGATGCGCCGGCGCGTACTTCACCTACGGCGGCCCCGCCCTGGTGGCGGATTTCGGCACCGCGACCACACTAATCTACGTGGACGGCAAGGGCACGATCACCAGCGGCGTCATCACCACCGGCGTGCGATCCGCCGCCGCCGCGCTGTGGGGGCAGACCGCGCAGCTTCCCGAAGTGGAGATCACCCGTCCGTCCTCCATCCTCGGCACCAACACGCGCGACTGCATGCAGGCCGGCCTGTATTACAGCACGCTTGGCGGCATCGAACGCATCATCGCCCAGTTCCGCGAGGAGATTGACGAACCGTTCCAGGTGATCGCCACCGGCGGCCTGGGGCGTATGTTCAACAACGATACGGATATGATCGACGTGTACGATCCCGACCTGATCTTCAAGGGCATGAAGCACATCCACGACCGCAACGCCTAGCTTGCGCTTCACCGCCGTCGATCATCGTGTCAGCCAATCGGCGGCGCTCACCACGTGAACACCCTTCGACTGGAAACTGTCGGCGACACGTGCCACCACATACCGTTCGTCTTCCGGGATGCCGAGTTGCGCGACCACAGTACCAAGGCTTTTCGCGAAACGGTCATGGTAGGTCTGACCAGACTTGATTTCGACCATCCGCGGGTGACGCATATCCGTATAGTCGAGAAGATCCACTTCGACTTTGCTGTCGTCTCGATAGAACATGAGTCGAGGTTCCCGGCCCTGGTTGAAATACCGCTTCATGGTTTCGGCAATGATCAGATTCTCGAACACCATGCCCAGATGCGGGGACACCAACAAATCCTCAAGAGCATCATATCCCAGCAGATGGCAGAGCAATCCGGTGTCATAGAAATACAATTTGGGGGTCTTGGTCAGCCTTTTACGGATATTGGCCGCATACGGCATCAAAGAGAAAGTGATGTAGCTAGATTCCAAAACAGACGTCCATGAACGAATGGTCGCCGCAGCGACCTCAAGTTCATTCGCCAATTTCGAGTAATTGACAAGATTGCCGGCATTCAACGCGCACAAACCAAGAAAACGGCGAAAAGCCGTAAGATTACGCACGTCCAGATACTCTCCGACATCACGCTCGATGTAGGTGTTGATGTAGTTGCCGAAGAACACGTCATATGGCATTCCCGTGTCGTACAACCGCGGATAGCCGCCACGCAGCATAAAGTCGTCGGAGGAAAGCGACGGCGAATCCCGCAGAGCCTCCTCATACGACAACGGCAACAACTTCAACAGTCCCACACGCCCGGCGAGCGATTGGGTGATGCTGTTGAGCAGCAGGAAATTCTGCGAGCCAGACAGCACATATTGCCCTACCGCACCACGTTCATCGGACACCACTTGAATCATCGAAAACAAATCGGGAACATGCTGGACCTCATCGAGGATGAGCTTTCCAGAACGATTCCGGATGAACCCCACTGGATCTTCCAAGGCGGCGGTGCGCAACTGGGGATCCTCGAGATTGAGGTATTCGTAATCCTTGAACACGCTTCTGACCAGCGTGGATTTTCCGCTCTGTCTGGGGCCTGTGACCGAAACCACAGGGAACCATTCAGAAAGCTGTTTCGCGCAATCAGCCAATATTCGAGGTATCATCGCCCATCCAGCCATTGTGCCCATAATCTGTAAGTAGACAATACCATAATTGATAAATAGAAATCACCATAATTAATAAGTAAAAACCACCATAATCTGCAAATAGCATTGAGATTCATCAGTAATTTCAACGTTTTTGGGATGTGAAGCCAGTTCGACCGCCCCAACTCGAGTCAGCCCGCCGCATCAATCGAATTGCCCCGTCTCCCGAACGCCCGTACCGTGAGTATCGACAAATCAGGCAAGACGAATCCGCCTTATAGTCACTGGATGGTGAAGCCCTGATTGAAGCCGTATTCCTCCAAGTCCTTCTGCCAAAGGGCGATGCCGTCGGCGAGGCTGATCTTCTCACCCGGGTGCTCCAACGATTCCAGCGGATCGCCATGACTGTCCGTCCGGCCCTGCTCGATGGCGTTTTCGCGCGCCTGATACGCGTGATAGGAGCTCGACCAGCGGTAGGCCCGCCCCACGGTGGATCTGAAGTCGCTGCGCGCGTACACCTCGAACGGCAGATACTGGTAGTCGGTGGAGACGTTCTCCGCCGCCTGCGCCAGCACCTCGTTGAACCGTTGTCCGCCGAAGTAGGCCACGTCGACGCCGCGCGAATCGCGGATGGTGGTTCTGCTCAAAAAGTCACGGCTGTTCAGGGTGGCGTTGTCCGCGGGGAAGGCGCCGCCGTCCACGCGCGTGGAGATGCCTTCGGTGCTGTGGGTGACGAATTCCACGAAACGGAACGCCGCATCGGGTTTGCGGGTCAGCTGCAGCACGGCCAGCGCGGAACCGCCGTTCTCGGCATTGGCGGGTTGGCCGTCCGGTGTGGGCATTTGGGTCACACGCCATAGGCCCGCGGTGCCGGGCACGTCGGCGAGCAGCAGCGAGGGCATCCACGCGCCGGAGAACACGGAGGCGATGGTGCCGTCGCCGATGCCTTCCTGCCAGTCGTCGGACCAGGTCTGCGAGCGCGTGTCGATCAGGTCCTCGTCGATCATTTTCTGCCAGAATTCGGTGAACGCCTGCACGCCCGGATCGTTCTCCAGATCAATGGTCACGGTTTTGCCGTCCGTGGAGGTATGGAAGGGCTGGCCGCCCGC
Above is a window of Bifidobacterium eulemuris DNA encoding:
- a CDS encoding ABC transporter substrate-binding protein, yielding MSHDHGAYGDADATEEQKTTPAAGASTDATLEGRAKSPNQHHGPKAWVWALVAAIAVVAIVIGATVFGRKSDDGASGSGQTADTVTIGLKLAPTNLDIRNQSGSALDQLLIGNVYEGLVGRDSDNQVVPAIAKSWKVSDDGLTYTFALNENMSFSNGDALTAEDVAWSINELIDQQYHDADALDGVTSVTADGENTVVITLEAPNSNLLWTLTGRPGLVFDKDADYDAKTEAVGSGPYTVSKFVANDSVTLTANENYWGEHTAKTPTVVVKYYNDDNAAVNALKSGDVQVLAPITENLAEPFASDSEHYTVQAGDGTDKYVLAFNSKGEKTSDQRVRQAIRYAIDHDELIASRGGADTALGGPIPSLDPGYEDLTDLYPHDVDKAKELLAEAGYSTDHPLELTLTYANTYGTELGDQLRSQLKEVGIELTVNVVEFSTWLQDVYTNHDYDLSLVDHNESHDFYQWADPDYYYGYDNAEVQRLYAEGVAATSDEERDAKFAQAAALVSQDAPADWLFNYRITTAMVNGVEGFPFNMNQTLLPLYDVTYTE
- a CDS encoding type III pantothenate kinase; this translates as MLVAVDIGNTNIVLGFLDRDEIVGTYRITTKADHTSDEYGLMLTEFLAMSGYAPHDVDDVIICSVVPKVMYSFRASIVKFLEIEPMIVGPGVKTGINVRVDDPKSLGADILAGCAGAYFTYGGPALVADFGTATTLIYVDGKGTITSGVITTGVRSAAAALWGQTAQLPEVEITRPSSILGTNTRDCMQAGLYYSTLGGIERIIAQFREEIDEPFQVIATGGLGRMFNNDTDMIDVYDPDLIFKGMKHIHDRNA
- a CDS encoding ATP-binding protein; this translates as MAGWAMIPRILADCAKQLSEWFPVVSVTGPRQSGKSTLVRSVFKDYEYLNLEDPQLRTAALEDPVGFIRNRSGKLILDEVQHVPDLFSMIQVVSDERGAVGQYVLSGSQNFLLLNSITQSLAGRVGLLKLLPLSYEEALRDSPSLSSDDFMLRGGYPRLYDTGMPYDVFFGNYINTYIERDVGEYLDVRNLTAFRRFLGLCALNAGNLVNYSKLANELEVAAATIRSWTSVLESSYITFSLMPYAANIRKRLTKTPKLYFYDTGLLCHLLGYDALEDLLVSPHLGMVFENLIIAETMKRYFNQGREPRLMFYRDDSKVEVDLLDYTDMRHPRMVEIKSGQTYHDRFAKSLGTVVAQLGIPEDERYVVARVADSFQSKGVHVVSAADWLTR
- a CDS encoding ABC transporter substrate-binding protein translates to MRIIGRRLKRLATTLAAVTLAVCLAGCGAASAVDNRTVINVWSWEPSMAAVVEQFEAANPDIRVELTDISGYDNLNTAIQDGYGTPDVVQLEYFALQQYAVSGQLLDITDRVTSGYSEFFTPGTWSSVQLADRVYGLPMDSGPMAFFYNKDVFDQAGVDAEQIKTWDDYYEAAKKLKAIGVYIAADAGDASFYDAMVWLAGGQPFHTSTDGKTVTIDLENDPGVQAFTEFWQKMIDEDLIDTRSQTWSDDWQEGIGDGTIASVFSGAWMPSLLLADVPGTAGLWRVTQMPTPDGQPANAENGGSALAVLQLTRKPDAAFRFVEFVTHSTEGISTRVDGGAFPADNATLNSRDFLSRTTIRDSRGVDVAYFGGQRFNEVLAQAAENVSTDYQYLPFEVYARSDFRSTVGRAYRWSSSYHAYQARENAIEQGRTDSHGDPLESLEHPGEKISLADGIALWQKDLEEYGFNQGFTIQ